ACAATTATTTTAACTTCTGGTTGTGCTAAATTCAAATACAACAAATTAAACTTGGGAGATATTAATGGTATTCCTAGAGTGCTAGATGCTGGTCAATGTAATGACTCTTATTCTTGGGCTGTTGTTGCATTAAAATTAAAAGAAGTATTCAATTTAAATGATATAAATGAGCTTCCTATAGTATTTAATGTTGCTTGGTATGAACAAAAAGCTGTTATAGTTTTACTTGCTTTATTATACTTAGGAGTTAAAAATATTCACTTAGGACCTACTTTACCAGGTTTCTTATCAGCTAATGTTGCTAAAGTTTTAGTAGAAAACTTTGGTATAGCTGGAATTACTACTGTTGAAGAAGATTTAAAAAAGTTTGACTTGGCTTAATTTATAATTTCTTTTCAAAAGCTATCTAAAATTATAATTTATAAACTAATATATAATTATTAGAAAGCTTAATATTAATTAGTTAAAATAGTTTACTCTTGACGTCCGTATTATAGATTCTACGTGCTTAGTATACTTAGGTTCTTCAAGCTAATATGGACGTCAAAGTCTAACTATTGTATAAAAAAACTTGACTTTTAGAAAAAAATATATATAATAGGAACAAATACATTTTAAGAAAGGAGTTAAGAAAATGAAACTATATCAACAAAATATGACTACACAAAATAGTTGGCAAAGCCACTGGATATAGAGGTTATTTCTTAATGTTTTCTTAAAGCATATAGATATAACCTTTTTGACTTGGTCGTATCTATGTGGCTTACTATATATTAAAGATTTCCACATAGAATAAATAATATCTATGTGGTTTTTTATTATTAAATTATTTATAAAAATAAACCACAGGAAACTGTGGTTTTTATTTTTATATAGGAAAGTATAAAATCAAATAATGAAATTTAGTCTCTGATGTTTGTATTAGTTCGAAGAGCCTGTGTTCATTGAGCTCGTAGAACTCATACGGCTGTCAAGAGACTTTATTTATACTCTAATTATCTGCAGTAAAATTAGAAAAGTTATTTAAAATTTAGGAGGATTTATTATGAAAAAAAATGTTTTAGGTTTTATTGTTGTGATTGTTATAGCTTTAGCTTATTATTTTGTAAATAATACGAAAAAAGGAAATGAAGATGTGGCTAAAAGTGAAAAAGTCATTAATATCGGTGTGTTGCAACTGCTTAGTCACCCTGCATTAGATAGTATCTATAAAGGTTTAGAAGAAGAACTTGCAAGACAAGGTTATGAAAATGGAAAAAATATTAAAATTGATTTACAAAATGCACAAGGAGAACAAAGTAATCTTGCTCTTATGAGTGGAAAATTAGTTTCTGAAAAAAATGATATCCTAGTTGGAATTACTACTCCAGCAACTTTAAGTTTAGCAAATGTAACAAAGGATATTCCTATTGTTATGGCAGGAATAACTTACCCAGTTGAAGCCGGGCTTATTGCAAGTGAAGATAAACCTGGAAATAATATAACTGGAGTAAGTGATAGAACTCCAATAAAGCAACAATTAGAATTAATTAAACAAATTATCCCTAATTTAAAAACTCTTGGATTATTATATACTTCAAGTGAAGATAATTCTATAAAACAAATAGAAGAAGCTAAAAAATATGCAGAAGAATTGGGAATAAATATAAAATTAGCAAGTATTGCAAATACAAACGATATACAACAAGTTACAGAAAGCTTAGCTAGTGAAGTTAATGCAATATTTGTTCCTATTGATAATACAATAGCAAGTGCTATGGCTACAGTTGTAAAAGTAACTGACAAATTTAAAGTTCCTGTATTCCCATCAGCAGACACTATGGTAAAAGATGGTGGAGTTTTAGGTTTAGGTGTTGACCAATATCAAATAGGAGTTTCAACTGCAAAAGTTT
Above is a window of Fusobacterium massiliense DNA encoding:
- the trpX gene encoding tryptophan ABC transporter substrate-binding protein, which encodes MKKNVLGFIVVIVIALAYYFVNNTKKGNEDVAKSEKVINIGVLQLLSHPALDSIYKGLEEELARQGYENGKNIKIDLQNAQGEQSNLALMSGKLVSEKNDILVGITTPATLSLANVTKDIPIVMAGITYPVEAGLIASEDKPGNNITGVSDRTPIKQQLELIKQIIPNLKTLGLLYTSSEDNSIKQIEEAKKYAEELGINIKLASIANTNDIQQVTESLASEVNAIFVPIDNTIASAMATVVKVTDKFKVPVFPSADTMVKDGGVLGLGVDQYQIGVSTAKVLIDILKGGKPAEMPIVLANKSIIYLNEAQTKKLGLEIPADIKEKAEIVGNK